Below is a window of Solidesulfovibrio sp. DNA.
GAAGACGTCGTTGAGCTTGTAGAGCCCAACGGCCTTCGCGGCCTCGTCGACGAGCAGAATCGGATGCGGCAACCCACCAGCCATGTCCTATGCCTCCTTTCCCGTGAGCGTTTGGTGCGTCTTGGAGCCGACGTGGCGCCAGGCGCCCCAGACGAGGAAGTTAACCACCACCGTCGTGATGCCCGCCAGAAGCGGCAACGGCGCAGCCCCGAACCAGACGATGCAGGCGAAAAGCGCCGCTCCCGAGAGGGCCAGCCGGAAATAGAACCGGGCCAGCACGGCCGCCACGGCTTCGCGCCTGTTTGCAAACCCCGTGATCCGCTGGCCGAACTTGGCCAGGGAACAGAAATTGGCCGAGATGATCACCGTGCCCGCGGCCAGGGACCAGGCCGCCGTGGATATCCCGGAAAACGGCAGCGTGCCGGCCAGCACCAAGGCGGTCAGCACGAGCTGGTTGCGCACGAGCTCGCGCACCTCGGGGTGCGTGTAGCCCCGGCGCAGCAACCAGCGGTCCAGCCTATCCCTCAGGTTTTTGATCATCCCCGTCCTGTCCCTCGCGTTCGCCGGCATCGGCCTTTTGGATCTTCCGGACCTCGATCATGACGTTCTTGAAGCCGGCCGCGATGCCGAGCACCAGAAACGTCAGCAGAAGCCAGGGCTTGGTATCCAGCCACCTGTCCAGCCACCAGCCGATGAAAAGACCGACAAAGGTGGCCGACACAAGATTGAGCCCCACCACCGAAGCCGAGGCGATGGACTCGCGAACGCTTTTGTCCTTGATGAGCCTGCCGAACATCCCGTTCCCCTCTGCCTGGCGACAGTCCGGCCCCGCCGGGTCCCGTCCCGATGGCGCGGGCGCTCGTGCACAAGTTCACAAGTCGCGATGGACTAGCATGGCCCCTCGCCAAAAGTCAACGGGGCCGCGTCATTTTCCATCGTTTCGGGGCCGGGAAAGCTCGGCGGGGAATGGAGCCCTGTACGCCCGACGTTCCGGCGGCACAAGACTTTTTCGTGGCGGCTTTCCTGTTTTTGTGATTGTCTCCATGACAACACGCGGGAATTTTCGTATGCCCCGTGAAAGCGGAAGTCTTTAGTCCGCAAGGAGGGAAAACATGAAGCGTCCCCTGTTCCTGTTCGCCATCCTGGCCCTGAGCCTGGCCGCCGCCAGCGCCGCCTCGGCCCAGACGCAAATGTATTGCGTCAAACCCGACGGCGCCGCCGTGGCCGCCATCGTGCTGCCCTACGGCACGCAGCACGACCCGAGCGTGATCTGCAACGCCGTGGT
It encodes the following:
- a CDS encoding ATP synthase subunit I encodes the protein MIKNLRDRLDRWLLRRGYTHPEVRELVRNQLVLTALVLAGTLPFSGISTAAWSLAAGTVIISANFCSLAKFGQRITGFANRREAVAAVLARFYFRLALSGAALFACIVWFGAAPLPLLAGITTVVVNFLVWGAWRHVGSKTHQTLTGKEA
- a CDS encoding AtpZ/AtpI family protein, which produces MFGRLIKDKSVRESIASASVVGLNLVSATFVGLFIGWWLDRWLDTKPWLLLTFLVLGIAAGFKNVMIEVRKIQKADAGEREGQDGDDQKPEG